A genome region from Streptomyces pratensis includes the following:
- a CDS encoding flavodoxin family protein produces MATLLIVHHTPSPNCQALFEAVVSGATTEDIEGVRVVRRAALSATASDVLEADGYLLGTPANLGYMSGALKHFFDQVYYPCLDATKGRPFGYYVHGGNDVTGAVRGIETITTGLGWRRAADAVTVTGEPGKADTGACWELGATVAAGLMD; encoded by the coding sequence GTGGCCACTCTGCTGATCGTGCATCACACGCCCTCGCCCAACTGCCAGGCGCTGTTCGAAGCGGTGGTCTCCGGCGCGACGACGGAGGACATCGAAGGCGTGCGGGTCGTGCGCCGGGCGGCGCTCTCCGCCACGGCGTCCGACGTCCTCGAGGCCGACGGCTACCTGCTCGGCACCCCGGCCAACCTCGGATACATGTCCGGCGCCCTGAAGCACTTCTTCGACCAGGTCTACTACCCCTGCCTGGACGCGACGAAGGGCCGGCCCTTCGGCTACTACGTGCACGGCGGCAACGACGTCACCGGAGCCGTGCGGGGCATCGAGACCATCACGACGGGACTCGGCTGGCGCCGTGCGGCCGACGCCGTGACCGTCACGGGCGAGCCGGGGAAGGCCGACACCGGGGCGTGCTGGGAACTGGGAGCGACCGTCGCCGCCGGCCTGATGGACTGA
- a CDS encoding ABC transporter permease — MKQLRSRPSGPRTPLTLAIPALLAILFLMLPLAGILARTSWGELGTHLTSPGTTQALRLSLLVSAWALGLSLVLGVPLAWLLARVDFPGKALVRSLVLLPMVLPPTVGGVALLLAFGRRGLLGPWLEDTFGVTLPFHTSGAVLAATFVAMPFLVISLEGALGGLHPRYEETAASLGASPVRVFFTVTLPMVAPGLAAGAALTWARALGEFGATITFAGNLPGTTQTLPLQVYLLLQDSPEAATSVSLLLLAIAMAVLVALRGRWAGAPRSAAASRHTSEEPAPEPPADGPPVAAAPPEPTESWSLHAEVTGFDQLTLDAEPGTTIAVVGPNGAGKTTLLRALLGLTPRAHAALRLGDTETGSLPPHRRGVAWVPQDGALFPHLSALANTAYGPRAHGVPRAEARRGARQWLDRLGVGHLSDRKPAQLSGGQAQRVALARALAARPRLLLLDEPLAALDQTTRAHVRHTLRTHLDGFGGVCLIVTHDPVEAVALADRVLVLDEGRALQDGPPAEVTRHPRSPWVARMLGRNAWPGTATTEGLQLLGGGHLVAAEPLPAGTPALAVIGPEAVSVHRERPSGSPRNVWPGTVREITASGSRLRVLISSAEAPDLVAEITPQAASELGLAEGVPVWTSVKATEAKLVPK, encoded by the coding sequence ATGAAACAGCTCCGCAGCCGCCCGTCCGGCCCCCGCACCCCGCTCACCCTGGCGATTCCCGCGCTGCTCGCAATCCTGTTCCTGATGCTGCCGCTGGCCGGCATCCTGGCGCGCACCTCCTGGGGCGAGCTCGGCACTCACCTGACGAGCCCGGGCACCACACAGGCCCTGAGACTGTCGCTGCTCGTCTCCGCATGGGCGCTCGGGCTCTCGCTCGTGCTGGGCGTGCCCCTGGCCTGGCTGCTGGCCCGCGTCGACTTCCCCGGCAAGGCACTCGTACGCTCGCTCGTCCTGCTGCCGATGGTGCTGCCGCCGACCGTCGGAGGAGTGGCGCTCCTGCTCGCGTTCGGGCGGCGGGGGCTCCTCGGGCCCTGGCTGGAGGACACGTTCGGCGTCACCCTGCCGTTCCACACCTCGGGTGCCGTCCTCGCCGCGACCTTCGTCGCGATGCCGTTCCTCGTCATCAGCCTCGAAGGCGCCCTGGGCGGCCTGCATCCACGGTACGAGGAGACCGCGGCCTCTCTGGGGGCATCCCCGGTGCGCGTCTTCTTCACCGTGACCCTGCCGATGGTCGCCCCCGGTCTGGCCGCGGGCGCGGCGCTGACCTGGGCGCGGGCGCTCGGTGAATTCGGCGCGACCATCACGTTCGCAGGCAATCTGCCGGGCACCACACAGACCCTGCCCCTGCAGGTGTATCTGCTGCTCCAGGACTCCCCCGAGGCGGCCACGTCCGTCTCGCTGCTGCTGCTCGCCATCGCCATGGCGGTGCTCGTCGCCCTGCGCGGACGCTGGGCGGGGGCGCCCCGCTCCGCCGCTGCCTCGCGCCACACCTCCGAGGAGCCCGCCCCGGAGCCACCCGCGGACGGCCCGCCCGTCGCCGCCGCGCCCCCCGAGCCCACCGAGAGCTGGTCGCTGCACGCCGAGGTCACCGGTTTCGACCAGCTCACCCTCGACGCCGAACCGGGCACGACGATCGCTGTCGTCGGCCCGAACGGTGCGGGCAAGACGACCCTGCTGCGCGCGCTCCTCGGCCTGACGCCGCGTGCGCACGCCGCACTGCGCCTCGGGGACACCGAAACCGGCAGCCTGCCCCCGCACCGGCGGGGCGTCGCGTGGGTCCCGCAGGACGGTGCCCTCTTCCCGCACCTCTCCGCCCTGGCCAACACCGCCTACGGGCCCCGCGCACACGGCGTACCGCGCGCCGAGGCCCGGCGCGGCGCCCGGCAGTGGCTCGACCGCCTCGGTGTCGGTCACCTCTCCGACCGCAAGCCGGCCCAGCTGTCGGGCGGCCAGGCACAGCGCGTCGCGCTCGCCCGCGCGCTGGCCGCGCGTCCCCGGCTGCTGTTGCTGGACGAGCCGCTCGCCGCACTCGACCAGACCACCCGTGCGCACGTGCGCCACACCCTGCGCACGCATCTCGACGGCTTCGGGGGCGTCTGCCTGATCGTCACGCACGATCCCGTGGAGGCGGTCGCGCTGGCCGACCGCGTTCTCGTGCTCGACGAGGGGAGGGCGCTGCAGGACGGGCCGCCCGCCGAGGTCACCCGTCATCCGCGTTCTCCCTGGGTCGCCCGGATGCTCGGCCGTAACGCGTGGCCCGGCACGGCCACCACCGAGGGCCTCCAGCTCCTCGGCGGGGGGCACCTCGTCGCAGCGGAACCTCTGCCCGCAGGCACTCCCGCCCTCGCGGTCATCGGTCCCGAAGCCGTCTCCGTGCACCGTGAGAGGCCGAGCGGCAGCCCGCGCAACGTCTGGCCGGGTACGGTCCGCGAGATCACGGCCAGTGGCAGCCGGCTGCGTGTGCTGATCTCCTCCGCCGAGGCACCCGACCTCGTCGCGGAGATCACTCCGCAGGCCGCCTCCGAACTCGGCCTGGCCGAGGGGGTACCGGTCTGGACGAGTGTGAAGGCGACCGAGGCGAAACTCGTACCGAAGTAG
- the modA gene encoding molybdate ABC transporter substrate-binding protein yields MSFTLTGRRTGAAVLSAALLATLAACGSDGDGKDSAAPKTELTVLAASSLTDVFATAGAAYEKAHPGTKVTFSFAGSQELAAQVGQGAPADALVTADTRTMDGLKAETGKPTVIAKNRLVIATGEGNPEKVEGLRDLADPGLKVVLAAPEVPVGRYGKQILDTQKIDVKPVSQEPNVRAVLSKVELGEVDAGLVYRTDAAAATDKVDAVDIPDEQNAIASYPAATLKSSGNAEAAAAFVSWLSTPAAQKILQDAGFQKP; encoded by the coding sequence ATGTCCTTCACCCTCACCGGCCGCCGGACCGGCGCCGCGGTCCTGTCGGCGGCTCTGCTCGCCACCCTCGCCGCGTGCGGCAGCGACGGCGACGGCAAGGACTCCGCGGCACCGAAGACCGAGCTGACCGTGCTGGCCGCCTCGTCCCTGACCGATGTCTTCGCGACGGCCGGCGCCGCGTACGAGAAGGCACACCCCGGAACGAAGGTGACGTTCTCCTTCGCCGGGTCTCAGGAGCTCGCCGCCCAGGTCGGACAGGGCGCGCCCGCGGACGCGCTGGTCACGGCCGACACCAGGACGATGGACGGGCTGAAGGCGGAGACCGGCAAGCCGACGGTCATCGCGAAGAACCGCCTGGTCATCGCCACCGGAGAAGGCAACCCCGAAAAGGTCGAAGGCCTCAGGGATCTCGCCGATCCCGGGCTCAAGGTGGTCCTGGCCGCCCCCGAGGTGCCGGTCGGCCGCTACGGCAAGCAGATCCTGGACACCCAGAAGATCGACGTGAAGCCGGTCTCGCAGGAACCCAACGTCCGCGCCGTTCTCAGCAAGGTCGAGCTCGGTGAGGTCGACGCCGGCCTCGTCTACCGGACGGATGCCGCCGCCGCCACCGACAAGGTCGACGCCGTCGACATCCCCGACGAGCAGAACGCCATCGCGAGCTACCCGGCCGCGACACTGAAGTCGTCGGGGAACGCAGAGGCCGCAGCGGCGTTCGTCTCCTGGCTGTCCACACCGGCGGCGCAGAAGATCCTCCAGGACGCCGGCTTCCAGAAGCCGTGA
- a CDS encoding TOBE domain-containing protein: MQSYTIGQAARLLGVSPDTARRWADAGRVATHRDESGRRLIDGRDLAAFSIEVAQAGPGEDEVPYTSARNAFPGIVTAVKLGDVAAQVEIQAGPHRLVSLLTREAVEELGLEVGMQATARVKSTSVHIDRT; encoded by the coding sequence ATGCAGTCCTACACCATCGGGCAGGCGGCACGTCTTCTCGGCGTCAGCCCCGACACCGCCCGCCGCTGGGCGGACGCCGGCCGGGTCGCGACCCATCGCGACGAGAGCGGGCGACGTCTCATCGACGGCCGTGACCTGGCGGCCTTCTCGATCGAAGTCGCCCAGGCCGGGCCCGGCGAGGACGAAGTCCCCTACACCTCCGCGCGCAACGCCTTCCCGGGCATCGTCACCGCGGTGAAGCTCGGCGACGTGGCGGCCCAGGTCGAGATCCAGGCCGGCCCGCACCGCCTGGTCTCGCTGCTGACCCGGGAGGCCGTGGAGGAACTGGGGCTCGAGGTCGGTATGCAGGCCACGGCCCGCGTGAAGTCGACCAGCGTGCACATCGACCGCACCTGA